In Salmo salar chromosome ssa15, Ssal_v3.1, whole genome shotgun sequence, one genomic interval encodes:
- the LOC106572387 gene encoding rap1 GTPase-activating protein 1 isoform X11: protein MAQRKRSFTFGAYGGVDKTFSRARSIWKQNGGDPRISTTLEPPLFQPPLSPLLYTAPPFLKTTDLFEMIEKMQGNRMDEQRYTFPPPLKTEEDYIPYPSVHEVLGRKSGFPLILLPQFGGYWIEGNNHELGDSAEPDQIQPLSPTTHKLESNSTAKMYRKHFLGKEHLNYYSVDGALGHLVLSMKYDEIGDQEDLRIMLRTKLETYHDVIPISCLTEFPNVVQMAKLVCEEVNVDRFYPVLYPKASRLIVNFDEHVISNNFKFGVIYQKFGQTSEEELFGNSVESPAFVEFLEFLGEKVELHDFKGFRGGLDVTHGQTGSESVYHNYRNKEVMFHVSTKLPYTEGDTQQLQRKRHIGNDIVAIVFQEESTPFVPDMIASNFLHSYVVVQVENACTDDVLYKVSVTARNDVPFFGPPLPDPAVFRKGPEFQEFLFTKLINAEYACYKAEKFAKLKERTRSALLETLYEDLHINSQAMMGLGRDEDKMENGSGGGGGFFETFKSLIIPGKSPTRKKSGPFSSRRSSAIGIENIQEVHQKIVHSGRECLPGTQKTPDSDHASQDPKSENSSNQSSPEVLITKNIFALCNNRAQSIPEGHDLSRSSSNDSSFASVVEENETEATEDYDTGMESLSSAGTPHKQDSLTYSTWLEDSMSSTSTTSRGSSPGPGQLDVGKGSEIRIKLDRPQDSQSSSHSHKTQSFWEMRRAQAFAVTKDDDEDEEVDPG from the exons ggcaacAGAATGGACGAGCAGCGATACACCTTTCCTCCCCCACTCAAA ACCGAAGAGGACTACATTCCTTACCCCAGTGTCCATGAG GTGTTGGGGAGAAAGAGCGGGTTCCCCCTgattctgctgcctcagtttgggGGCTACTGGATCGAGGGCAACAACCATGAGCTTGGTGACAGTGCTGAGCCAGACCAGATCCAGCCTCtgtcccccaccacacacaagcTGGAGAGTAACTCCACCGCCAAGATGTACAGGAAGCACTTTCTGGGCAAG GAGCACTTGAATTACTACTCAGTGGACGGAGCTCTGGGACATCTGGTGTTGTCCATGAAGTATGACGAGATCGGAGACCAGGAAGACCTCCGcatcatgctcag GACCAAACTGGAGACATACCATGATGTTATCCCCATATCCTGTCTCACAGAGTTCCCTAACGTGGTGCAGATGGCCAAG CTTGTCTGTGAAGAGGTGAATGTGGATCGTTTTTACCCTGTCCTCTACCCAAAA GCTTCAAGACTCATCGTCAATTTTGATGAACACGTCATAAGCAACAATTTCAAGTTCGGAGTCATCTACCAGAAATTTGGACAG ACATCAGAAGAAGAGCTGTTTGGGAACAGTGTTGAGAGTCCTGCCTTTGTTGAATTCCTAGAGTTTCTGGGGGAGAAGGTCGAGCTGCATGACTTCAAAGG gTTTCGTGGTGGGTTGGATGTGACCCACGGGCAGACAGGATCTGAGTCCGTCTACCACAACTACCGCAACAAGGAGGTCATGTTTCATGTGTCCACCAAGCTGCCTTACACTGAGGGGGACACACAACAG TTGCAGAGAAAGAGGCACATAGGGAATGACATTGTGGCCATAGTGTTCCAGGAGGAGAGCACTCCCTTCGTACCAGATATGATTGCCTCCAACTTCCTCCATTCCTACGTAGTGGTGCAGGTGGAGAACGCCTGcactgatgatgtactgtacaag GTGTCAGTGACGGCGAGAAATGACGTACCTTTCTTTGGACCACCCCTGCCAGACCCGGCCGTCTTTAGAAAA GGTCCAGAATTCCAGGAGTTCCTCTTCACGAAGCTCATCAATGCTGAGTATGCCTGCTATAAAGCTGAGAAATTTGCCAAACTGAAG GAGCGTACACGGTCAGCCTTACTGGAGACATTGTATGAGGACTTGCACATCAACAGCCAGGCCATGATGGGTCTGGGAAGAGACGAGGACAAGATGGAGAACGGGTCCGGAGGAGGAGGGGGCTTCTTTGAGACCTTTAAG TCTTTGATCATCCCTGGGAAGAGTCCAACCAGGAAAAAGTCTGGTCCCTTTAGCTCCAGACGCAGCAGTGCCATCGGTATTGAGAATATCCAGGAAGTCCACCAGAAAAT CGTCCACAGCGGTAGGGAGTGTTTACCTGGCACACAGAAGACCCCTGACAGTGACCATGCCTCTCAGGACCCCAAGTCTGAGAACTCCTCCAATCAAAGCTCACCAGAAGTGCTCATTACAAAGAACAT TTTTGCTCTTTGTAACAACAGGGCTCAGTCTATCCCTGAGGGTCACGACCTTTCCCGCTCCTCCTCCAATGACAGCAGCTTCGCCAGTGTGGTGGAGGAGAACGAGACAGAGGCCACGGAGGACTATGACACTGGcatg GAGAGCCTGTCATCAGCGGGGACGCCACACAAGCAGGACTCGTTAACCTACAGCACATGGCTAGAGGACAGTATGAGCAGCACAAGCACCACCAGCCGTGGCAGCTCTCCAG GTCCTGGTCAACTTGATGTGGGTAAAGGGTCAGAGATCCGCATTAAACTGGACCGGCCACAAGATAGTCAGTCCTCATCG CATTCCCATAAGACACAATCCTTCTGGGAGATGAGACGAGCACAGGCTTTCGCCGTAACCAAGGATGACGATGAAGATGAGGAGGTGGACCCTGGATAG
- the LOC106572387 gene encoding rap1 GTPase-activating protein 1 isoform X13 translates to MSKSQIHLNAPLVTVGPWRGHSETTDLFEMIEKMQGNRMDEQRYTFPPPLKTEEDYIPYPSVHEVLGRKSGFPLILLPQFGGYWIEGNNHELGDSAEPDQIQPLSPTTHKLESNSTAKMYRKHFLGKEHLNYYSVDGALGHLVLSMKYDEIGDQEDLRIMLRTKLETYHDVIPISCLTEFPNVVQMAKLVCEEVNVDRFYPVLYPKASRLIVNFDEHVISNNFKFGVIYQKFGQTSEEELFGNSVESPAFVEFLEFLGEKVELHDFKGFRGGLDVTHGQTGSESVYHNYRNKEVMFHVSTKLPYTEGDTQQLQRKRHIGNDIVAIVFQEESTPFVPDMIASNFLHSYVVVQVENACTDDVLYKVSVTARNDVPFFGPPLPDPAVFRKGPEFQEFLFTKLINAEYACYKAEKFAKLKERTRSALLETLYEDLHINSQAMMGLGRDEDKMENGSGGGGGFFETFKSLLVPGKSPSKHGRRGSAIGIGTVEESLIIPGKSPTRKKSGPFSSRRSSAIGIENIQEVHQKISVHSGRECLPGTQKTPDSDHASQDPKSENSSNQSSPEVLITKNIFALCNNRAQSIPEGHDLSRSSSNDSSFASVVEENETEATEDYDTGMESLSSAGTPHKQDSLTYSTWLEDSMSSTSTTSRGSSPGPGQLDVGKGSEIRIKLDRPQDSQSSSHSHKTQSFWEMRRAQAFAVTKDDDEDEEVDPG, encoded by the exons ggcaacAGAATGGACGAGCAGCGATACACCTTTCCTCCCCCACTCAAA ACCGAAGAGGACTACATTCCTTACCCCAGTGTCCATGAG GTGTTGGGGAGAAAGAGCGGGTTCCCCCTgattctgctgcctcagtttgggGGCTACTGGATCGAGGGCAACAACCATGAGCTTGGTGACAGTGCTGAGCCAGACCAGATCCAGCCTCtgtcccccaccacacacaagcTGGAGAGTAACTCCACCGCCAAGATGTACAGGAAGCACTTTCTGGGCAAG GAGCACTTGAATTACTACTCAGTGGACGGAGCTCTGGGACATCTGGTGTTGTCCATGAAGTATGACGAGATCGGAGACCAGGAAGACCTCCGcatcatgctcag GACCAAACTGGAGACATACCATGATGTTATCCCCATATCCTGTCTCACAGAGTTCCCTAACGTGGTGCAGATGGCCAAG CTTGTCTGTGAAGAGGTGAATGTGGATCGTTTTTACCCTGTCCTCTACCCAAAA GCTTCAAGACTCATCGTCAATTTTGATGAACACGTCATAAGCAACAATTTCAAGTTCGGAGTCATCTACCAGAAATTTGGACAG ACATCAGAAGAAGAGCTGTTTGGGAACAGTGTTGAGAGTCCTGCCTTTGTTGAATTCCTAGAGTTTCTGGGGGAGAAGGTCGAGCTGCATGACTTCAAAGG gTTTCGTGGTGGGTTGGATGTGACCCACGGGCAGACAGGATCTGAGTCCGTCTACCACAACTACCGCAACAAGGAGGTCATGTTTCATGTGTCCACCAAGCTGCCTTACACTGAGGGGGACACACAACAG TTGCAGAGAAAGAGGCACATAGGGAATGACATTGTGGCCATAGTGTTCCAGGAGGAGAGCACTCCCTTCGTACCAGATATGATTGCCTCCAACTTCCTCCATTCCTACGTAGTGGTGCAGGTGGAGAACGCCTGcactgatgatgtactgtacaag GTGTCAGTGACGGCGAGAAATGACGTACCTTTCTTTGGACCACCCCTGCCAGACCCGGCCGTCTTTAGAAAA GGTCCAGAATTCCAGGAGTTCCTCTTCACGAAGCTCATCAATGCTGAGTATGCCTGCTATAAAGCTGAGAAATTTGCCAAACTGAAG GAGCGTACACGGTCAGCCTTACTGGAGACATTGTATGAGGACTTGCACATCAACAGCCAGGCCATGATGGGTCTGGGAAGAGACGAGGACAAGATGGAGAACGGGTCCGGAGGAGGAGGGGGCTTCTTTGAGACCTTTAAG TCATTGCTTGTCCCAGGGAAAAGTCCCAGTAAACATGGACGTCGAGGCAGTGCCATAGGAATAGGAACAGTAGAAGAG TCTTTGATCATCCCTGGGAAGAGTCCAACCAGGAAAAAGTCTGGTCCCTTTAGCTCCAGACGCAGCAGTGCCATCGGTATTGAGAATATCCAGGAAGTCCACCAGAAAAT CAGCGTCCACAGCGGTAGGGAGTGTTTACCTGGCACACAGAAGACCCCTGACAGTGACCATGCCTCTCAGGACCCCAAGTCTGAGAACTCCTCCAATCAAAGCTCACCAGAAGTGCTCATTACAAAGAACAT TTTTGCTCTTTGTAACAACAGGGCTCAGTCTATCCCTGAGGGTCACGACCTTTCCCGCTCCTCCTCCAATGACAGCAGCTTCGCCAGTGTGGTGGAGGAGAACGAGACAGAGGCCACGGAGGACTATGACACTGGcatg GAGAGCCTGTCATCAGCGGGGACGCCACACAAGCAGGACTCGTTAACCTACAGCACATGGCTAGAGGACAGTATGAGCAGCACAAGCACCACCAGCCGTGGCAGCTCTCCAG GTCCTGGTCAACTTGATGTGGGTAAAGGGTCAGAGATCCGCATTAAACTGGACCGGCCACAAGATAGTCAGTCCTCATCG CATTCCCATAAGACACAATCCTTCTGGGAGATGAGACGAGCACAGGCTTTCGCCGTAACCAAGGATGACGATGAAGATGAGGAGGTGGACCCTGGATAG